Below is a window of Moraxella nasibovis DNA.
GTTGCAAACGGCTGTTTTTAACCTCATCTTCGGCAGATAAAATCGGGCAATGCTCATAAAATGCCGAGAACACGCCTGCCAATTCGTACAGATACAGTGCCAGCGTGTTTGGCAAAGCGTCTTTGGCGGTGGTGATGAGACATTCTTCAAATTGTAAAAGTTTAATCGCAAGCGTGCGCTCTTTGTCATCACGGATGATGATGTCGCCTGTCAGCTCATCGCTTGCCACGCCTGCTTTGGCAAAGATGGAGCGCACCCGAGTGTACGCATATTGCATATACGGTGCGGTATTGCCTTCAAAAGACAGCATGGCGTCCCAGTCAAAGACATAATCGGTATTGCGGTTTTTGGACAGGTCGGCATATTTGACCGCACCGATGGCGACCGCATTGATGACGGCTTGTTTTTCGTCAGCAGACAGCTCACTTTGGCGTTCGCTCATTAGGGCAGTGGCTCGCTCTACTGCTTCATCAAGCAGGTCGGCAAGTTTGACCGTGTCGCCTGAGCGAGTTTTAAAAGGCTTGCCATCTTTACCCATCATCATACCAAAGGTGTGATGCACCATGTCAAAATCAGCAGGGACAAATCCGCCCATTTTGGCAATGCCCCACGCCTGCTTAGAATGCTGGGCTTGGCGAGCGTCTGTAAACAAAATCACACGGTCGGCACCCAGCGTGTGCTTGCGGTACTGGGCAGCGGCGATGTCGGTGGTGGTGTATAGATAGCCACCGTCATTTTTTTGGACGATGACACCCAAAGGCTCACCTTCTTTGTTTTTAAATTCGTCCATATAGACGACTGTTGCACCGTCATCTTCTACGGCAAGTCCTTGCTCTTTTAGGCTCTCTACCACACCTTTGAGCATGGGGTTGTATAGGCTTTCGCCCATGGTGTCTTTGGGCGATAGGGTTACGCCTAGACGGTCGTACAGGGCTTGGCACTGGGTCATGGTCAAATCGACCAGTACTCGCCATTTGGCAAGCATGGCTTCATCGCCACTTTGCAAACGCACGACATACTGGCGAGAAGTCTCAGCAAAATCAGGGTCGGCATCATACAAGGCTTTGGCATTGCGGTAGAAATTTTCAATGTCAGCCAGTGCCATGTCGCTGGCGTTGTCGCCATTTTCTGCTTCAAATTTTTCCAAATAAGCAATCAGCATACCAAACTGCGTGCCCCAGTCGCCAATGTGGTTGGCACGAATGATGGTATTGCCCAAAAATTCAAGCGTACGCACCACGCTGTCGCCAATAATCGTGCCACGCAAATGCCCGACATGCATTTCTTTGGCGACATTGGGCGATGAATAATCCACCACAATC
It encodes the following:
- the argS gene encoding arginine--tRNA ligase, whose amino-acid sequence is MNIQALLSTHFQTAMHNAGADAHTDPVIKQSGKPQFGDYQANGIMGAAKKLGLNPREFAQKVVDDLTQTKALQGVAEKLEIAGPGFINIFLDNAFLAKSVQTARTDSHLGVSHSQNDTIVVDYSSPNVAKEMHVGHLRGTIIGDSVVRTLEFLGNTIIRANHIGDWGTQFGMLIAYLEKFEAENGDNASDMALADIENFYRNAKALYDADPDFAETSRQYVVRLQSGDEAMLAKWRVLVDLTMTQCQALYDRLGVTLSPKDTMGESLYNPMLKGVVESLKEQGLAVEDDGATVVYMDEFKNKEGEPLGVIVQKNDGGYLYTTTDIAAAQYRKHTLGADRVILFTDARQAQHSKQAWGIAKMGGFVPADFDMVHHTFGMMMGKDGKPFKTRSGDTVKLADLLDEAVERATALMSERQSELSADEKQAVINAVAIGAVKYADLSKNRNTDYVFDWDAMLSFEGNTAPYMQYAYTRVRSIFAKAGVASDELTGDIIIRDDKERTLAIKLLQFEECLITTAKDALPNTLALYLYELAGVFSAFYEHCPILSAEDEVKNSRLQLADLTAKTLKQGLELLGIKTVERM